A stretch of the Pelmatolapia mariae isolate MD_Pm_ZW linkage group LG23, Pm_UMD_F_2, whole genome shotgun sequence genome encodes the following:
- the LOC134620134 gene encoding serine/threonine-protein kinase Kist-like isoform X1 — protein sequence MAHCGSSEPSAKVQAPHPDSILPPQDGVDQSMKPVLFEIFGELWTVQSRLGQGVSASVYRVSSGRATAAVKEFQADTQGGDYGYHKERSVLEDIQGHKNIVTLYGVFTNHSSMGVTTRCLLLELLDVSVSELLVRRNSSTQGVRAQQGHSMWLVQHCARDILEALAFLHKEGYVHADLKPRNILWSADDESFKLIDFGLSFKQGNQDVKYIQTDGYRAPEAELQNSLAQAGVEMEGDSGCTAAVDLWSLGIILLEMFSGIKLKDTVRSQEWKDNSSAIVDHVFANNSLACPAIPVYHLRDLIKSMLVTDPKQRCTAETALLSPFFSIPFAPHIEDLVLLPSPVLRLLNLIDDSHLHNEDEYEDILEDMKEECQKYGSVVSLLIPKENPGKGQVFVEYANSSDCKEAQRLLTGRTFDGKFVVATFYPLSAYKRGYLYQTVQ from the exons ATGGCTCACTGCGGCTCCTCCGAGCCCAGCGCAAAGGTACAGGCCCCGCACCCGGACAGCATCCTGCCCCCACAGGACGGCGTAGACCAGAGCATGAAGCCGGTGCTGTTTGAGATCTTCGGCGAGCTTTGGACCGTGCAGTCGCGTCTCGGCCAGGGAGTCTCGGCCTCGGTGTACCGGGTCAGTTCGGGCAGAGCCACTGCAGCTGTGAAGGAGTTTCAAGCCGACACTCAGGGAGGAGATTACGGGTATCACAAGGAGAGGTCCGTGCTGGAAGACATCCAGGGGCATAAAAACATTG TCACACTGTATGGAGTGTTTACCAACCACAGCTCTATGGGTGTCACCACACGCTGTCTTTTGCTGGAGCTCCTGGATGTCAGCGTGTCTGAGCTGCTGGTGAGACGCAACAGTAGTACCCAAGGTGTAAG AGCCCAGCAGGGCCACTCCATGTGGCTTGTCCAGCACTGTGCCAGAGACATCCTCGAGGCTCTCGCCTTCCTTCACAAAGAAGGCTACGTCCATGCAGACCTCAAACCACGCAACATCCTCTGGAGCGCTGATGACGAGTCCTTCAAGCTCATCGACTTTGGCCTCAGCTTCAAACAGGGAAACCAG GATGTCAAGTACATCCAGACAGACGGGTACCGCGCACCGGAGGCTGAGCTTCAGAACAGCCTGGCTCAGGCGGGGGTGGAAATGGAGGGAGACTCGGGCTGCACGGCCGCCGTCGACCTGTGGAGCTTGGGCATCATCCTGCTGGAGATGTTCTcaggaatcaaactcaaagacACCGTCCGCTCGCAAGAGTGGAAG GATAACAGCTCTGCCATTGTAGACCATGTCTTTGCCAACAACAGCCTGGCATGCCCTGCCATCCCCGTCTATCACCTCAGAGACCTTATCAAAAG CATGCTTGTCACCGATCCAAAACAAAGATGCACAGCTGAAACTGCCCTGCTGAGCCCATTCTTCAGTATTCCCTTTG cacCTCACATTGAAGACCTGGTTCTGCTGCCTTCTCCTGTTCTGCGTCTGCTCAACCTAATCGATGACAGCCACCTGCACAATGAGGATGAATATGAAG ATATCCTGGAGGACATGAAAGAGGAGTGCCAGAAGTACGGATCCGTGGTTTCTCTGCTCATCCCCAAGGAGAATCCAGGGAAAGGACAG GTGTTTGTGGAGTATGCCAACTCCAGCGACTGCAAAGAGGCTCAGAGGCTGCTGACAGGCCGCACCTTTGATGGAAAGTTTGTCGTGGCTACCTTCTACCCTCTGAGCGCCTATAAAAGAGGTTACCTCTATCAGACTGTCCAGTGA
- the LOC134620134 gene encoding serine/threonine-protein kinase Kist-like isoform X2, whose translation MAHCGSSEPSAKVQAPHPDSILPPQDGVDQSMKPVLFEIFGELWTVQSRLGQGVSASVYRVSSGRATAAVKEFQADTQGGDYGYHKERSVLEDIQGHKNIVTLYGVFTNHSSMGVTTRCLLLELLDVSVSELLVRRNSSTQGVRAQQGHSMWLVQHCARDILEALAFLHKEGYVHADLKPRNILWSADDESFKLIDFGLSFKQGNQDVKYIQTDGYRAPEAELQNSLAQAGVEMEGDSGCTAAVDLWSLGIILLEMFSGIKLKDTVRSQEWKDNSSAIVDHVFANNSLACPAIPVYHLRDLIKSMLVTDPKQRCTAETALLSPFFSIPFAPHIEDLVLLPSPVLRLLNLIDDSHLHNEDEYEDILEDMKEECQKYGSVVSLLIPKENPGKGQVFVEYANSSDCKEAQRLLTGRTFDGKFVVATFYPLSAYKRVSSCLLL comes from the exons ATGGCTCACTGCGGCTCCTCCGAGCCCAGCGCAAAGGTACAGGCCCCGCACCCGGACAGCATCCTGCCCCCACAGGACGGCGTAGACCAGAGCATGAAGCCGGTGCTGTTTGAGATCTTCGGCGAGCTTTGGACCGTGCAGTCGCGTCTCGGCCAGGGAGTCTCGGCCTCGGTGTACCGGGTCAGTTCGGGCAGAGCCACTGCAGCTGTGAAGGAGTTTCAAGCCGACACTCAGGGAGGAGATTACGGGTATCACAAGGAGAGGTCCGTGCTGGAAGACATCCAGGGGCATAAAAACATTG TCACACTGTATGGAGTGTTTACCAACCACAGCTCTATGGGTGTCACCACACGCTGTCTTTTGCTGGAGCTCCTGGATGTCAGCGTGTCTGAGCTGCTGGTGAGACGCAACAGTAGTACCCAAGGTGTAAG AGCCCAGCAGGGCCACTCCATGTGGCTTGTCCAGCACTGTGCCAGAGACATCCTCGAGGCTCTCGCCTTCCTTCACAAAGAAGGCTACGTCCATGCAGACCTCAAACCACGCAACATCCTCTGGAGCGCTGATGACGAGTCCTTCAAGCTCATCGACTTTGGCCTCAGCTTCAAACAGGGAAACCAG GATGTCAAGTACATCCAGACAGACGGGTACCGCGCACCGGAGGCTGAGCTTCAGAACAGCCTGGCTCAGGCGGGGGTGGAAATGGAGGGAGACTCGGGCTGCACGGCCGCCGTCGACCTGTGGAGCTTGGGCATCATCCTGCTGGAGATGTTCTcaggaatcaaactcaaagacACCGTCCGCTCGCAAGAGTGGAAG GATAACAGCTCTGCCATTGTAGACCATGTCTTTGCCAACAACAGCCTGGCATGCCCTGCCATCCCCGTCTATCACCTCAGAGACCTTATCAAAAG CATGCTTGTCACCGATCCAAAACAAAGATGCACAGCTGAAACTGCCCTGCTGAGCCCATTCTTCAGTATTCCCTTTG cacCTCACATTGAAGACCTGGTTCTGCTGCCTTCTCCTGTTCTGCGTCTGCTCAACCTAATCGATGACAGCCACCTGCACAATGAGGATGAATATGAAG ATATCCTGGAGGACATGAAAGAGGAGTGCCAGAAGTACGGATCCGTGGTTTCTCTGCTCATCCCCAAGGAGAATCCAGGGAAAGGACAG GTGTTTGTGGAGTATGCCAACTCCAGCGACTGCAAAGAGGCTCAGAGGCTGCTGACAGGCCGCACCTTTGATGGAAAGTTTGTCGTGGCTACCTTCTACCCTCTGAGCGCCTATAAAAGAG tttcatcCTGCCTGCTCTTGTAG